The Oncorhynchus tshawytscha isolate Ot180627B linkage group LG20, Otsh_v2.0, whole genome shotgun sequence genome has a window encoding:
- the aqp3b gene encoding aquaporin-3b, producing the protein MGKQKALMDKLARTFQVRHMLLRQALAECLGTLILVMFGCGAVAQLVLSGGSHGMFLTVNFAFGFAATLGILVSGQISGGHLNPTVTFALCLLGREPWRKFPVFFLFQTIGAFLGAGIIFGMYFDALWDYGQGTLIVVGENATAGIFATYPSKHLTLVNGFFDQIIGTAALIVCILAIVDPYNNPIPRGLEAFTVGFVVLVIGLSMGFNSGYAVNPARDLGPRIFTALAGWGGEVFTASAYWFFVPIFAPFIGAVLGVMVYQLMVGYHVEGEAREKKEEEEKEEQDERLKLSSLTTKDSA; encoded by the exons ATGGGAAAACAGAAGGCGCTTATGGACAAGCTCGCAAGGACCTTTCAGGTCCGTCACATGCTGCTACGCCAGGCTCTGGCAGAGTGCCTGGGAACCCTGATACTGGTG ATGTTTGGCTGTGGTGCGGTGGCCCAGCTGGTGCTAAGTGGTGGCTCCCATGGAATGTTCCTCACCGTCAACTTTGCCTTTGGCTTCGCTGCTACACTGGGCATCCTGGTCAGCGGACAGATCTCAG GAGGCCACCTGAACCCAACGGTGACCTTCGCCCTCTGTCTATTGGGGAGAGAACCTTGGAGGAAATTCCCTGTGTTTTTCTTGTTCCAGACTATAGGGGCCTTCCTGGGAGCTGGGATCATATTTGGCATGTATTTTG ATGCGTTGTGGGACTACGGCCAAGGAACACTGATCGTTGTGGGGGAGAATGCCACTGCTGGGATCTTTGCCACATATCCCTCCAAACATCTCACTCTGGTTAATGGATTCTTTGACCAG ATTATAGGCACAGCAGCTCTGATCGTGTGTATCCTGGCCATCGTGGACCCCTACAACAACCCCATCCCCCGGGGCCTGGAGGCTTTCACGGTGGGGTTTGTGGTGCTGGTCATCGGCCTGTCAATGGGCTTCAACTCGGGCTACGCTGTCAACCCTGCCAGGGACCTGGGCCCACGCATCTTTACTGCCCTGGCTGGCTGGGGTGGTGAGGTCTTCAC GGCTAGTGCCTACTGGTTCTTTGTGCCAATCTTTGCCCCCTTCATTGGTGCAGTGTTGGGGGTGATGGTGTACCAGCTGATGGTAGGGTACCATGTGGAGGGAGAAGCAcgagagaagaaggaagaggaggagaaggaggagcaaGATGAAAGGCTCAAATTGTCCAGCCTAACTACCAAGGACAGTGCATGA